In the Vibrio gigantis genome, one interval contains:
- the menD gene encoding 2-succinyl-5-enolpyruvyl-6-hydroxy-3-cyclohexene-1-carboxylic-acid synthase, with protein sequence MSHDQAVLNRVWCNTLLEELVRSGVEHVCIAPGSRSTPLTLEAEANSKLTLHTHFDERGLGFLALGLAKASNKPVAVIVTSGTAVANLLPATAESGLTREKLILLTSDRPIDLVDCGANQAIQQQGIFSSHVETTLNLPSPTTQVSLNWLLTSVDNALAKQRSVGGAIHINCPFPEPLYSANSAEMYAHYTKSVAAWRASNSLYSNTYLPSHLNAQPVSASDYVARKGAAIIGSIDKEAAIKAKQFATALGWPIFCDPQSGVSSDWKHHDLWMQSDAAKAQLSQCDFIVQLGERIVSKRLNQWVKGQAATFCSSQYIVVSPDAHRINQDHLPQTHIVADIEHWLSEQHLPTLLGEHAGWAAPLAEVANTVQQLALAQISNNDQLTELSVAVDLSSRLKGRELFVGNSLMVRLVDMLSSISANQVYSNRGASGIDGLVATAAGVVKANQNPLLMLIGDTSLLYDLNSLALLTHNVTPMVIVATNNDGGAIFDLLPVPEQQKQSLYQMPHGFSFEHAAAQFQLGYAAPETLNCYQNIIEQHFEQGQGTLLVEVKTPPEQASTLLKQFSSMLTEALA encoded by the coding sequence ATGAGTCACGACCAAGCTGTGTTAAACAGAGTTTGGTGTAACACATTACTTGAAGAGCTTGTTCGCAGCGGTGTTGAACATGTTTGCATCGCGCCAGGCTCTCGTTCAACACCATTAACACTCGAAGCCGAAGCCAACTCTAAGCTAACCTTACATACGCACTTTGATGAGCGCGGACTTGGCTTCCTTGCTTTAGGCTTAGCTAAGGCGAGCAACAAGCCAGTTGCGGTGATTGTTACTTCCGGTACTGCCGTAGCTAATCTTCTACCAGCGACCGCTGAATCTGGATTAACGCGAGAAAAGCTAATCTTGTTGACCTCCGATCGACCAATCGATTTAGTCGATTGTGGTGCTAATCAAGCGATTCAGCAACAGGGTATCTTTTCGTCTCACGTTGAAACGACACTAAACCTTCCAAGCCCAACGACACAAGTTTCTTTGAATTGGCTTTTGACATCGGTTGATAACGCACTGGCGAAACAACGCAGCGTCGGTGGAGCTATTCACATCAACTGCCCGTTCCCAGAGCCTCTTTATTCAGCCAACAGCGCTGAGATGTATGCTCACTATACAAAGAGCGTGGCAGCTTGGAGAGCTTCAAACAGCCTTTACTCCAACACTTATTTACCCAGTCATTTAAACGCTCAGCCTGTTTCAGCAAGTGATTATGTCGCTCGTAAAGGCGCGGCAATTATTGGTTCGATTGACAAAGAAGCCGCAATTAAAGCCAAACAGTTTGCGACAGCTTTGGGCTGGCCAATTTTCTGTGACCCTCAATCGGGCGTCAGCAGTGATTGGAAACACCATGATCTGTGGATGCAAAGTGACGCAGCCAAAGCGCAGCTTAGTCAGTGTGATTTTATTGTCCAGCTTGGTGAGCGCATCGTATCTAAGCGTCTTAACCAATGGGTAAAAGGGCAAGCTGCCACATTTTGTTCATCGCAGTACATCGTTGTTTCACCTGATGCGCATCGTATTAATCAAGATCATCTGCCTCAAACTCATATTGTCGCTGATATCGAGCATTGGTTATCAGAGCAACATCTACCGACGCTGTTGGGAGAACATGCTGGCTGGGCGGCACCGTTGGCGGAAGTCGCGAACACCGTTCAACAATTGGCATTGGCGCAAATCTCTAATAACGATCAACTTACTGAGTTGAGCGTTGCGGTTGACTTGTCGTCTAGACTTAAAGGAAGAGAGCTATTTGTGGGAAATAGCTTGATGGTAAGGCTGGTGGATATGTTGTCGTCAATATCTGCGAATCAAGTTTACAGTAATCGTGGTGCATCGGGTATTGATGGCTTGGTGGCGACGGCTGCTGGTGTGGTGAAAGCCAACCAGAATCCCTTATTAATGTTGATTGGCGATACCTCTTTGCTATACGACCTCAACTCACTGGCTCTGCTTACTCACAATGTAACACCGATGGTTATTGTTGCGACCAACAATGATGGTGGTGCGATCTTTGACTTGTTGCCAGTTCCTGAGCAGCAAAAACAGTCACTTTATCAAATGCCTCATGGTTTCAGTTTTGAACACGCTGCTGCACAATTTCAGCTTGGCTACGCTGCACCAGAAACCTTGAACTGTTATCAAAACATTATCGAACAACACTTCGAACAGGGTCAGGGTACCTTGCTCGTGGAAGTTAAGACGCCTCCCGAACAAGCGTCTACTTTGCTGAAACAATTCAGTTCAATGCTCACAGAGGCATTAGCCTAA
- the menH gene encoding 2-succinyl-6-hydroxy-2,4-cyclohexadiene-1-carboxylate synthase gives MLYSNYYPAVQDSSDKPLLVFLHGLLGSGDDWSACHPFLEDFPRLCIDLPGHGQSRFIDPVGFEHCCTKIVQCITSQLEENDLPADYPIVVIGYSMGGRLAMYGVTSPCFETLNLEKVIIEGGNFGLECDEERAQRLVHDTQWAVRFAQQSIEDVLDDWYQQSVFSSLNHEQRQTLVIKRSGNLGVSVANMLLSTSLAKQPDLRATLKSHEHLLHYVCGEKDRKFMELAENSGFEYSQVDYAGHNVHFEQPEMFSNLIIQCIASR, from the coding sequence ATGCTTTACTCCAATTATTACCCAGCTGTACAAGATTCTTCTGACAAACCTTTGCTTGTTTTTTTACATGGTTTACTCGGAAGCGGGGATGATTGGAGTGCATGCCACCCCTTCCTCGAAGATTTTCCTCGTCTTTGCATAGATTTACCCGGACACGGACAAAGTCGCTTTATCGACCCGGTAGGCTTTGAACACTGTTGCACCAAGATCGTTCAGTGCATCACTTCTCAGTTGGAGGAGAACGATCTTCCTGCAGATTATCCTATCGTGGTGATTGGCTACTCAATGGGAGGAAGGCTCGCCATGTATGGGGTGACAAGCCCTTGCTTTGAAACACTCAACCTTGAAAAAGTCATCATCGAAGGTGGTAACTTTGGTTTGGAGTGTGACGAAGAAAGAGCACAAAGGTTAGTACATGACACGCAATGGGCCGTTCGCTTTGCACAGCAATCGATTGAAGATGTTTTAGACGATTGGTACCAACAAAGTGTCTTTTCTTCACTAAATCATGAGCAAAGACAAACTTTGGTCATAAAGCGTAGTGGTAACCTTGGAGTATCCGTAGCAAATATGTTGTTATCTACTTCGTTGGCGAAGCAACCAGATTTACGTGCTACATTGAAATCTCATGAGCATCTTTTGCATTATGTATGTGGTGAAAAAGATCGTAAATTCATGGAGCTAGCTGAGAATAGTGGCTTTGAATATAGTCAGGTTGATTACGCTGGTCACAATGTTCATTTTGAGCAACCAGAGATGTTTTCAAACTTGATTATCCAATGTATCGCCAGTCGCTGA
- the menB gene encoding 1,4-dihydroxy-2-naphthoyl-CoA synthase, which yields MAKTVGITEEELYAAVNWRDESSQYEDIQYHKSDDGIAKITIARPQVHNAFRPQTVKEMINALADARYDEKVGVIILTGLGEKAFCSGGDQSIRGDYGGYQDDSGTHHLNVLDFQRQIRTCPKPVIAAVSGWAVGGGHVLHMMADLTIAAENAQFGQTGPKVGSFDGGWGASYMARIVGQKKAREIWFLCRFYDAQEALDMGLVNTVVPVADLEKETVRWCREVLQHSPMALRCLKAALNADCDGQAGLQELAGNATMMFYMTEEGQEGRNAFNEKRRPDFDKFPRNP from the coding sequence ATGGCTAAAACAGTAGGCATCACAGAAGAAGAACTTTACGCAGCCGTTAACTGGCGCGATGAAAGCAGTCAATATGAAGATATTCAATACCACAAGTCTGATGACGGTATTGCGAAAATCACGATTGCTCGTCCTCAAGTGCACAATGCGTTCCGTCCACAAACCGTAAAAGAGATGATCAATGCACTGGCTGACGCTCGTTATGACGAGAAAGTAGGCGTAATCATTCTAACGGGTCTTGGTGAGAAGGCGTTCTGTTCTGGTGGTGACCAAAGTATTCGTGGTGACTACGGCGGCTACCAAGATGATTCAGGTACACACCACCTGAACGTGCTTGATTTCCAACGTCAAATTCGTACTTGTCCAAAACCAGTAATCGCAGCGGTATCGGGTTGGGCTGTAGGTGGCGGTCATGTACTTCACATGATGGCAGACCTTACTATTGCAGCTGAAAACGCACAGTTCGGTCAGACTGGCCCTAAAGTTGGCTCGTTCGATGGTGGTTGGGGTGCTTCTTACATGGCACGTATTGTTGGCCAGAAAAAAGCGCGTGAAATCTGGTTCCTGTGTCGTTTCTACGACGCTCAAGAAGCATTGGATATGGGCTTAGTGAACACGGTTGTCCCTGTCGCTGACCTAGAAAAAGAAACCGTTCGTTGGTGTCGTGAAGTTCTGCAACACAGCCCAATGGCGCTACGTTGTCTAAAAGCAGCGCTGAATGCCGACTGTGATGGCCAAGCAGGTCTGCAAGAGCTCGCAGGCAACGCAACCATGATGTTCTACATGACAGAGGAAGGCCAAGAAGGCCGTAATGCGTTTAACGAGAAACGTCGACCTGATTTCGACAAATTTCCGCGTAACCCATAG
- the menC gene encoding o-succinylbenzoate synthase, translating into MNSMNSPRHAKLYRYQLPMDSGVVLRDNKLNERVGYIIHLECDGLSGFGEVAPLPGFSQENAEQAGIQLQNELELWSHNKPNTPFDELYPSVAFGFSMALMELTGELNAEGNYQAAPLCTGDPDELIPVLNEMEGEKVAKVKVGLYEAIRDGMLVSLFLESIPDLTLRLDANRAWKPEKAKQFIKYISPSLRQRISFIEEPCQKPEDSLAFAIDHGVAIAWDETLQEAVRNPDFDLSDLTGVKAVVIKPTLIGSVERCVAIIERAQQLGIKPVLSSSIESSLGLTQIARLAQQYLPNEVPGLDTIGLYQQQLEVPWPGCQLPVATLEQQQLIWSS; encoded by the coding sequence ATGAATTCAATGAATTCCCCGCGTCACGCTAAACTGTATCGTTATCAACTACCTATGGATAGTGGCGTGGTGCTGCGTGATAATAAGTTGAACGAACGTGTTGGCTACATTATCCATCTTGAGTGTGATGGGCTGTCTGGTTTTGGCGAGGTCGCACCTTTGCCGGGCTTTAGCCAAGAAAATGCCGAGCAAGCCGGCATTCAGTTGCAAAATGAGTTAGAGCTTTGGAGTCACAACAAACCCAATACTCCATTCGATGAGCTTTATCCGTCAGTGGCGTTTGGCTTTTCAATGGCATTGATGGAACTAACAGGCGAACTTAACGCGGAAGGTAACTATCAAGCTGCGCCTTTATGTACTGGTGACCCAGATGAACTGATCCCTGTGCTTAATGAGATGGAAGGTGAAAAGGTTGCTAAAGTCAAAGTTGGCCTCTACGAAGCGATCCGTGATGGCATGCTGGTTAGCTTATTCCTTGAATCGATTCCTGATTTAACGCTACGACTTGATGCTAACCGAGCGTGGAAGCCCGAAAAAGCGAAGCAGTTCATTAAATACATTTCGCCGTCGCTGCGTCAGCGTATTAGCTTTATTGAAGAGCCTTGCCAAAAGCCGGAAGACAGCTTGGCCTTTGCCATCGACCACGGTGTAGCGATTGCTTGGGACGAAACACTGCAAGAAGCGGTGCGTAATCCTGATTTTGATTTAAGTGACTTAACTGGCGTTAAGGCAGTTGTGATCAAGCCAACCCTTATCGGCTCGGTAGAGCGTTGTGTGGCAATCATTGAGCGTGCACAGCAACTTGGTATTAAGCCTGTTCTAAGCTCAAGTATTGAGTCGAGCCTTGGCTTAACTCAGATTGCGCGACTGGCACAGCAGTACTTGCCTAATGAAGTGCCGGGGCTTGATACGATTGGTTTGTATCAACAACAGCTTGAAGTACCATGGCCAGGTTGCCAACTTCCTGTTGCGACTCTTGAACAGCAGCAGCTGATTTGGTCTTCATAG
- the menE gene encoding o-succinylbenzoate--CoA ligase: MMRPQSNHHPLWVQWAQQNPHQIAFVTPNCAYTWLQVVALVSDYQQQLSEQGLSEGDVLTIVGKNQAEVIPVYLAALNLGVLCAFTMPQPTARLVQKLESLYRSSGRRYLWLLESSGLNQSDIAEPNTQLLTLPCLSDLNVDKKLNVDDKPAATSELSCFSSQNLASIVFTSGSTGNPKAVAHTLEQHLCSAEGLLDAFQFKGSDTWLLSLPMYHVSGLAIVHRWLAVGGCIKIGIGQLESDIKGCSHASLVATQLHRLLKSEQALTLTHVLLGGSHIPEALGLEAQQMGIETWLGYGMTEAASTVTAKPVDASSTAGFVLNHRQLKIENQRIYIGGNTLASGYYYQGELTPLVDEHGWFDSKDLGQWDGEQVSIIGRADNQFISGGENIHCEEIERALSQLPEVKQAFIIPVEDSEFGFRPVAIIDCDEMPTKAWFAEQLQGSLERFKFPIEYYRMPEQEQLGIKVSRAGLAQWLLHEVRSK, encoded by the coding sequence ATGATGCGCCCACAATCTAATCATCACCCGCTCTGGGTACAGTGGGCGCAGCAGAACCCACATCAAATAGCATTCGTTACTCCCAACTGCGCTTATACTTGGCTGCAAGTTGTGGCGTTAGTGAGTGATTACCAACAACAGTTATCAGAACAGGGCCTCTCGGAAGGCGATGTGTTGACCATTGTTGGTAAGAACCAAGCCGAAGTGATCCCCGTTTATCTAGCGGCACTTAATTTAGGTGTACTTTGCGCGTTCACTATGCCTCAACCTACAGCTCGCTTAGTACAAAAGCTTGAATCGCTTTATAGGTCGTCGGGTAGACGTTATTTATGGTTGCTAGAGAGCAGTGGTTTAAATCAATCAGACATTGCTGAACCAAACACTCAGTTACTTACATTGCCTTGTTTGAGTGATTTGAATGTTGATAAAAAACTGAATGTTGATGACAAACCAGCAGCAACGTCAGAACTTTCTTGTTTTAGCTCTCAGAACCTCGCGAGTATCGTCTTTACTTCGGGTTCTACCGGAAACCCCAAAGCAGTGGCTCACACACTTGAGCAGCACCTATGTTCTGCTGAGGGGCTACTGGATGCTTTCCAATTTAAAGGCAGTGATACTTGGCTGCTGAGTTTACCTATGTACCATGTGTCGGGGCTGGCGATTGTTCATCGTTGGCTAGCTGTTGGTGGTTGTATCAAAATTGGTATTGGTCAGCTTGAATCAGATATCAAGGGCTGTAGTCATGCCTCCTTAGTCGCGACTCAACTGCATAGATTATTAAAGAGTGAGCAAGCACTTACTTTAACTCATGTGCTGTTAGGTGGCAGCCATATTCCAGAAGCGCTTGGTCTTGAAGCTCAGCAAATGGGGATTGAGACTTGGCTTGGTTATGGCATGACGGAAGCGGCTTCAACGGTGACGGCAAAGCCTGTTGATGCGAGCAGCACTGCAGGTTTTGTGCTTAATCATCGTCAATTGAAAATTGAAAACCAACGTATCTATATTGGAGGCAATACCCTCGCTTCCGGTTACTACTACCAAGGCGAACTAACGCCATTAGTGGATGAACACGGTTGGTTTGATAGTAAAGATCTTGGTCAATGGGATGGCGAGCAAGTATCGATTATTGGCAGAGCCGACAATCAGTTTATTTCTGGCGGTGAGAATATTCACTGTGAAGAAATTGAGAGAGCACTCAGTCAACTGCCTGAGGTTAAGCAAGCCTTTATCATTCCCGTTGAAGACAGTGAGTTTGGCTTTAGACCCGTTGCGATTATTGACTGTGATGAAATGCCAACCAAAGCATGGTTTGCCGAGCAGCTACAAGGAAGCCTAGAGCGATTTAAGTTCCCTATCGAGTACTACCGTATGCCAGAGCAAGAACAACTAGGCATCAAGGTATCGAGAGCGGGATTAGCGCAGTGGTTACTACATGAGGTTCGTTCTAAATAA
- the nagE gene encoding N-acetylglucosamine-specific PTS transporter subunit IIBC, with the protein MQKVGKALMVPVATLPAAAILMGIGYWLDPVGWGSESILAAFLIKSGGAIIDNMAVLFAVGVAFGLSRDKNGSAALSGFVMFLVVTTLLAPGSVAQLMDVELSEVPAAFGKISNQFVGIIVGIISAEIYNRYSTVELPQALAFFSGKRLVPILTSIAGMALSFALLYIWPAVYDALIVLGIKLESMGAVGAGLFGFFNRLFLSVGMHHALYPVFWFDVVGINDIPNFLGGAQSIANGTGIPGKTGMYQAGFFPIMMFGLPAAALAMYHCSDAKNKNQVFAIMLAAAMASFFTGITEPLEFSFMFLAPVLFLLHAVLTGLSLYIAASMEWMAGFGFSAGFVDLVLSSQNPLAVNWYMLLVQGVVFFALYYCIFRFAIIKFNLRTPGRGEEMEAESETASPEALVNLTNNYIEAIGGADNILEVDNCITRLRLTVKDSSIADSDKLKKLGAAGVVPVGKGGLQVIIGLGKVDKVAEQMKKALA; encoded by the coding sequence ATGCAAAAAGTAGGTAAGGCATTAATGGTTCCCGTAGCCACACTGCCAGCTGCAGCAATCCTTATGGGGATCGGCTATTGGTTGGATCCTGTTGGTTGGGGTTCAGAAAGCATCTTAGCGGCATTCTTGATCAAATCTGGTGGTGCGATCATCGACAACATGGCGGTTCTGTTCGCGGTGGGTGTCGCATTTGGTTTGAGTCGCGATAAGAATGGTTCTGCTGCACTGTCCGGTTTTGTGATGTTCCTTGTCGTCACCACGCTACTTGCTCCAGGCTCTGTCGCTCAATTAATGGATGTTGAACTAAGTGAAGTGCCAGCAGCATTTGGCAAAATCAGCAACCAATTTGTGGGTATCATAGTAGGTATCATCTCAGCTGAGATCTACAACCGCTACTCAACCGTTGAACTTCCTCAGGCTTTGGCGTTCTTCAGTGGTAAGCGTTTGGTTCCTATCCTGACTTCAATCGCAGGTATGGCCCTCTCTTTTGCTCTACTATACATCTGGCCGGCTGTTTATGACGCTCTGATCGTTCTGGGTATAAAGCTAGAAAGCATGGGCGCAGTTGGTGCCGGTCTGTTTGGTTTCTTCAACCGTTTGTTCCTATCAGTTGGTATGCACCACGCACTTTACCCTGTGTTCTGGTTCGACGTTGTAGGCATTAACGACATTCCAAACTTCCTAGGCGGTGCACAATCTATCGCTAACGGTACGGGTATTCCGGGTAAAACAGGCATGTACCAAGCGGGCTTCTTCCCTATCATGATGTTTGGCCTACCAGCGGCAGCATTGGCGATGTACCACTGCTCTGATGCGAAAAACAAGAACCAAGTATTCGCTATCATGCTTGCGGCGGCTATGGCTTCATTCTTCACAGGTATCACAGAGCCGCTAGAGTTCAGCTTCATGTTCCTTGCTCCGGTACTGTTCCTACTACACGCTGTGCTAACAGGTCTATCACTTTACATTGCGGCAAGCATGGAATGGATGGCAGGCTTCGGATTCTCTGCTGGCTTCGTTGACCTAGTACTATCAAGCCAAAACCCACTAGCGGTTAACTGGTACATGCTACTGGTTCAAGGTGTAGTGTTCTTCGCTCTTTATTACTGCATTTTCCGCTTCGCTATCATCAAGTTCAACCTACGTACTCCGGGTCGTGGTGAGGAGATGGAAGCAGAAAGCGAGACTGCATCTCCTGAAGCACTCGTTAACCTAACCAACAACTACATTGAAGCGATTGGCGGTGCTGACAACATCCTTGAAGTCGATAACTGTATTACTCGCCTACGTCTAACGGTAAAAGATTCGTCAATCGCTGACAGTGACAAACTGAAGAAACTAGGCGCGGCTGGCGTGGTTCCGGTGGGTAAAGGTGGCCTGCAAGTTATCATTGGCTTAGGAAAAGTGGATAAGGTTGCAGAACAAATGAAGAAGGCTCTCGCTTAA
- a CDS encoding LysR substrate-binding domain-containing protein — MANHQSLLRNLHTFNVAAEKMSFTLAAKKLHLTQGAVSHRIKVLEGELGFNLFVRGTRKLELTEEGQRFQRTLSKSLSSIFGEIEDITNTDLYGQINIGTSPAFANSWLLPRLADFKQRYPKFNLNIFSQEEQDFHQNHLDVAIYYGAEDLKDMHRQRLFGEKYIPVCTPGYAAEHDIFDDGVESLHRINFIHALGSDVWQRWIKHHGLDVNLFEQFYCVSHRDMGVQSALHNIGVAMGRYHFVKQYIETGELITPYPSMDTDKGYDLICPLGTEKRPKVRTFIKWLEGQLR, encoded by the coding sequence ATGGCTAACCATCAATCTTTACTTAGAAATCTTCATACTTTTAATGTTGCTGCAGAGAAAATGAGCTTTACGCTAGCGGCGAAAAAGTTGCATCTGACTCAGGGAGCCGTTAGCCATCGAATCAAAGTGTTAGAAGGTGAACTCGGATTTAATTTGTTTGTACGAGGGACTCGTAAACTGGAACTGACCGAAGAAGGTCAGCGCTTTCAACGAACATTATCCAAATCGTTAAGCTCGATTTTTGGTGAGATCGAAGACATTACCAACACAGACTTGTATGGACAGATCAATATCGGTACCAGTCCTGCATTTGCGAACAGTTGGTTACTGCCAAGACTGGCTGATTTTAAGCAGAGGTATCCTAAATTTAACCTCAATATCTTCTCGCAAGAGGAACAGGATTTTCATCAAAATCATCTCGATGTCGCCATTTACTATGGTGCTGAAGATCTCAAAGATATGCATCGACAGCGCCTGTTTGGTGAAAAATATATTCCGGTATGTACGCCAGGTTACGCGGCTGAGCACGACATTTTTGACGACGGTGTAGAGTCGTTACACCGGATTAATTTCATTCATGCACTAGGGTCAGATGTGTGGCAGCGTTGGATTAAACACCACGGATTAGACGTGAACTTGTTTGAGCAGTTTTACTGCGTGAGTCACCGGGACATGGGGGTACAGAGTGCTCTGCATAATATTGGTGTGGCGATGGGGCGCTATCATTTCGTGAAGCAGTACATTGAGACTGGTGAGCTCATAACGCCTTATCCGAGCATGGATACAGACAAAGGGTATGATTTAATTTGCCCGCTAGGTACGGAAAAACGCCCTAAGGTAAGAACCTTTATTAAGTGGTTAGAGGGGCAATTACGCTAG
- a CDS encoding YeiH family protein: MNLKKSVPFYLAALFCLTPWVSSPTALVIGFLLASLGLVPEHLEVGKLTKKLLAYSIVGLGFGIQFEKALAVTGDGIGLIITTIIGTLVIGWFLAKRMGLDRTTGYLISSGTAICGGSAIAAVAPAIKANDEQIGLALATVFVLNSVALFLFPMIGHALELSQQTFGTWAAIAIHDTSSVVGAASAYGEEALTTATTLKLARALWIIPIALVSAIIFKNDQKKITVPYFIFFYCAAIAVSDLLPQFEMVYQGIFDVSKRALVVCLFLIGCGISVEKLKAAGPKPLMFGITMWTMISTGSLAWLTLA; encoded by the coding sequence ATGAACCTAAAAAAGTCCGTTCCATTTTATCTTGCTGCACTGTTTTGCTTAACGCCTTGGGTTAGCTCACCGACAGCCCTGGTTATCGGTTTCCTACTTGCTAGTTTAGGTTTAGTCCCTGAGCACTTAGAAGTCGGTAAACTCACCAAAAAACTACTGGCCTACTCTATTGTCGGCTTAGGTTTTGGTATTCAGTTTGAAAAAGCATTAGCGGTAACAGGCGACGGTATTGGTCTCATTATAACGACGATAATTGGCACATTAGTTATTGGTTGGTTCTTGGCTAAACGAATGGGGCTCGATCGCACTACGGGTTATCTCATCTCTTCTGGTACCGCAATTTGTGGTGGTAGCGCCATTGCAGCCGTAGCACCAGCAATTAAAGCAAATGATGAACAGATTGGCTTGGCATTAGCCACTGTTTTCGTGTTGAATTCGGTCGCTCTTTTCTTGTTCCCGATGATTGGCCATGCGCTTGAGTTAAGCCAACAAACTTTTGGGACATGGGCAGCCATTGCGATTCATGATACATCTTCAGTTGTCGGTGCGGCATCAGCATACGGTGAAGAAGCACTGACGACAGCAACAACATTGAAGCTAGCTCGCGCACTTTGGATCATCCCAATCGCTTTAGTCAGTGCGATTATCTTCAAGAACGATCAAAAGAAGATTACGGTTCCTTACTTCATTTTCTTCTATTGCGCCGCTATCGCGGTTAGTGACTTACTGCCTCAATTTGAGATGGTCTACCAAGGCATCTTTGATGTGTCTAAGCGAGCACTGGTAGTGTGTCTGTTCTTAATTGGCTGCGGTATCTCTGTAGAGAAACTAAAAGCGGCAGGGCCGAAACCGTTGATGTTTGGTATTACAATGTGGACGATGATCTCGACAGGCTCGTTAGCTTGGTTGACCCTCGCATAA